One Gemmatimonadaceae bacterium DNA segment encodes these proteins:
- a CDS encoding pitrilysin family protein → MTGLTSGSAVHRSVLSNGLTVLIRRDTSAPVVAILTQVKTGYFDETDDIGGISHVLEHMFFKGTGRRGVGEIAKETKASGGYLNAHTIYDNTTYYTVLPASSFAAGLDIQADAYANSVIDVGELKKELEVIIQEAKRKTDNPSALAAETLFELLHDVHRMRRWRIGREDTLRRLDQSAMLKFYRNFYRPSNTILTIVGDVVVDDTMLLVNSLYGSLPDSSPKRSAGSAEPHHDDFRFRELAGDIEQTQLVFGWRTAPALHEDTPVLDMAASLLSAGRASRLYRALRERQLVSSVSAYNYTPTELGVFVVHAELKPDCARDAAQAVWEQVRSLREDPIDSAELERVQRLFESRWIRRQESMEGQANHLSEWEALGGWQLGDEYFARFMSVTADEIHETAQRYLTPERAGIVVYRPEETAPIAESPDAMLALLTADTPQPLEALPPRKPQLLPEPALAPRLEATQAGVAVFRTQNGLPILIRERAGAAIVHVGIHAMGGLRDEPKNLAGITTLVASTMVKGTARRTATQIAEDSEMLGGSIGVSVGLESFGWSISVPVQNLEAAAELLADVVLDATLLSDALDIERAVALAGIAALRDDMFSYPMRLVAQGAYAEHPYSRSRLGTEDSLRTIDAASAREWYAGLLASPLVIGVVGDVVADDAAGIIAREFARVQPAAARQVALPAWPGHEVLNAEPRDRAQTALAMAFPGPARNDDRRFAARLTATIASGLGGRFFDELRDRQSLAYTVQAFVSEHQASGMFLSYIATSPEKEGTARDGLLGEFAKFRHNPVTADELGRAKKYSIGSHAIRQESGGAVLADMLDAWIFGSGLSELDEHDKRIMAVTQSQIQELAQEFFDPARRVEGIVRGQGKSS, encoded by the coding sequence ATGACTGGCCTTACTTCAGGCAGCGCGGTGCATCGTTCGGTATTGTCAAACGGACTCACCGTGCTGATCCGGCGCGACACATCAGCGCCGGTGGTCGCGATCTTGACCCAGGTAAAAACCGGTTACTTCGACGAGACCGACGATATCGGGGGTATCTCGCATGTCCTCGAGCACATGTTCTTCAAGGGTACCGGGCGGCGCGGTGTTGGCGAGATTGCGAAGGAAACCAAGGCATCCGGGGGTTATCTCAACGCGCATACCATTTACGACAACACCACATACTACACAGTACTGCCGGCATCCAGCTTCGCGGCCGGCCTCGACATCCAGGCAGATGCTTACGCCAACTCGGTGATCGATGTCGGTGAATTGAAGAAAGAGCTTGAAGTCATCATTCAGGAAGCAAAGCGAAAAACGGACAATCCCTCAGCCTTGGCCGCGGAGACGCTTTTCGAGCTTCTGCATGATGTCCATCGGATGCGGCGCTGGAGAATCGGCCGCGAGGATACGCTGCGACGGCTGGATCAGTCCGCGATGCTGAAGTTCTACAGAAACTTCTACCGACCGTCGAACACAATTCTGACCATCGTTGGCGATGTCGTCGTGGACGACACGATGCTCCTTGTGAACAGCCTGTATGGCTCGCTGCCTGATTCATCGCCCAAGCGCAGCGCAGGATCGGCCGAGCCGCACCACGATGACTTCAGATTTCGTGAGCTGGCCGGTGACATCGAACAGACTCAGCTTGTGTTCGGCTGGCGGACTGCCCCGGCGCTCCACGAGGACACTCCGGTGCTCGATATGGCCGCGAGCCTGTTGAGCGCTGGTCGTGCGTCGCGGCTCTATCGCGCGCTTCGCGAGCGGCAACTCGTTTCATCAGTGAGTGCGTACAACTACACGCCGACGGAGCTGGGAGTGTTCGTGGTGCACGCCGAGCTCAAGCCGGATTGCGCCCGGGACGCTGCACAGGCAGTGTGGGAGCAGGTGAGGTCGCTCCGCGAGGATCCAATCGATTCGGCAGAACTCGAGCGCGTGCAGCGCCTGTTCGAGTCGCGCTGGATCAGGCGGCAGGAGTCGATGGAGGGACAGGCAAATCATCTGAGCGAATGGGAGGCGCTTGGAGGCTGGCAGCTCGGCGACGAATATTTCGCGCGGTTCATGTCCGTGACCGCCGATGAGATCCACGAAACCGCTCAGCGGTACCTGACTCCCGAGCGCGCGGGAATTGTCGTCTACCGGCCAGAGGAAACTGCGCCTATCGCCGAGTCACCTGACGCGATGCTCGCACTTTTGACGGCGGATACGCCGCAGCCGCTCGAGGCACTGCCGCCCCGAAAACCTCAGCTGCTTCCCGAGCCCGCCCTCGCCCCTCGACTCGAGGCGACCCAAGCCGGGGTTGCCGTGTTCCGGACGCAGAACGGTTTGCCGATACTGATTCGCGAAAGAGCGGGTGCAGCGATCGTGCACGTTGGAATTCACGCCATGGGCGGTCTGCGCGACGAACCGAAAAATCTCGCCGGAATCACGACTCTCGTGGCAAGCACGATGGTCAAGGGCACGGCCAGACGCACAGCGACCCAGATTGCCGAAGACTCGGAGATGCTTGGCGGCAGCATCGGCGTCAGTGTTGGACTGGAAAGTTTTGGCTGGTCCATCTCCGTGCCGGTGCAGAACCTCGAGGCCGCTGCCGAGCTTCTCGCGGACGTAGTGCTCGATGCAACATTGCTGTCCGATGCTCTCGATATTGAAAGAGCGGTGGCCCTGGCCGGGATTGCCGCGCTTCGCGATGACATGTTCAGCTATCCAATGCGGCTCGTGGCGCAGGGGGCCTACGCGGAGCATCCGTACTCGAGGTCGCGGCTCGGCACAGAGGATTCGCTGCGCACGATAGACGCTGCAAGTGCACGGGAGTGGTATGCCGGGCTGCTGGCGTCACCGCTGGTGATTGGGGTGGTCGGTGACGTAGTAGCGGATGATGCGGCAGGAATAATCGCGCGTGAATTTGCGCGGGTGCAGCCGGCTGCGGCGCGACAGGTTGCGCTGCCGGCGTGGCCAGGGCATGAAGTCCTGAATGCTGAACCCCGTGACAGGGCACAAACTGCACTTGCAATGGCCTTCCCGGGACCGGCACGAAACGACGACCGCAGATTTGCGGCGCGCCTGACGGCTACGATCGCCAGTGGCCTTGGCGGGCGGTTCTTTGATGAGCTCCGGGATCGTCAGTCGCTGGCGTACACCGTTCAGGCTTTCGTGAGCGAGCACCAGGCATCGGGAATGTTTCTCTCATACATCGCGACGTCTCCGGAAAAGGAAGGCACCGCGCGCGACGGCCTCCTTGGAGAATTCGCGAAGTTCCGGCACAATCCGGTCACTGCCGATGAACTTGGACGCGCAAAGAAATATTCCATTGGGTCCCATGCAATTCGGCAGGAGAGCGGGGGAGCGGTTCTCGCCGACATGCTGGATGCGTGGATTTTCGGGTCGGGCCTCAGTGAGCTGGACGAGCATGACAAGCGAATCATGGCCGTCACCCAGTCGCAGATCCAGGAACTCGCGCAGGAATTTTTTGATCCAGCGCGCCGCGTTGAAGGCATCGTAAGGGGGCAGGGCAAGAGCAGCTAG
- a CDS encoding ABC transporter ATP-binding protein, whose amino-acid sequence MIEFDSVTKIYRSLLGRSVTAVEEFSLRVDEGEILGIAGPNGAGKSTLISLLLGYLEPTTGTVRIDGLRPRSYVERHGIGYLSELMSINPGWKADDALKRFATLAGVARSSVSSRVGEVIDQLGIAEHRSKKIKALSKGNLQRLGLAQALLRDEKVMILDEPTHGLDPVWTQRFRGIVENLRKPGKTVIIASHNLDELQRLADRVAIVDRGRLQRLVSTGYDQSTETGGAYRIRLASGAEKMEELMPSAVDVGGGEFEIVFDGMPELNAALATLISSGVMVASVVPARSVLEQQFREAVGVSN is encoded by the coding sequence GTGATCGAATTCGATTCCGTAACGAAAATCTACAGATCGCTCCTCGGCCGCTCAGTCACTGCTGTCGAGGAGTTTTCGTTACGGGTGGATGAAGGCGAGATTCTGGGAATCGCGGGGCCAAACGGTGCTGGCAAGAGCACGCTCATCTCGTTGCTTCTCGGGTACCTCGAGCCAACGACCGGGACCGTCCGCATCGACGGCTTGCGCCCGCGATCGTATGTGGAGCGCCACGGAATCGGTTATCTGTCCGAGCTGATGTCCATCAATCCCGGCTGGAAAGCGGACGATGCCCTGAAACGGTTTGCCACCTTGGCCGGGGTTGCCCGGTCCAGCGTCAGCAGTCGCGTGGGCGAAGTGATCGACCAGCTGGGAATCGCCGAGCACCGCTCGAAGAAAATAAAGGCGCTTTCGAAGGGAAATCTTCAGCGGCTCGGGCTTGCGCAGGCGTTGCTTCGTGATGAGAAAGTGATGATCCTCGATGAGCCCACTCACGGTCTCGACCCGGTGTGGACCCAGCGCTTCCGGGGCATCGTCGAGAACCTGAGAAAACCGGGGAAGACCGTCATCATTGCCTCACACAATCTCGATGAGCTGCAGCGCCTTGCCGACAGAGTGGCAATTGTCGATCGCGGACGCCTCCAGCGCCTTGTGAGCACCGGCTACGATCAGTCGACCGAGACCGGAGGTGCGTATCGCATCAGACTCGCGAGCGGAGCAGAGAAAATGGAAGAGTTGATGCCGTCCGCCGTCGACGTCGGTGGGGGCGAGTTCGAGATTGTATTCGATGGAATGCCGGAACTGAACGCCGCCCTGGCAACGCTGATCAGCAGCGGAGTCATGGTCGCCAGCGTCGTACCGGCGCGCTCGGTGCTCGAGCAGCAGTTTCGCGAAGCAGTCGGAGTCAGCAACTGA